ttatatattattgtagaaGATTTCAAATGGGTGGGCtgcggagagagagagagagagagagagagagagaggagagagagagagagagagagagagagagagagagagattaattCGTATATATTcgatatatattattaattcgtATATTATCTTAATATCTCTTTACCTATAGGTGTTATAACTAACCGTATTATTAaggacaaaattattataaagtacatATTGCCTCAGTTTCATACGCTACCCCCTCAAATTCTTGTCAGATGTTAAATGACGATTCTGATAATTTGGCTCTGGAGTTGGAAGGTGAGGTTTGTCATTAATCATGGGTTTTGATAAATAAGTCAGCAAGCTCATTGTTATGAGCTCCCTTGTTTGAAATTGCTCTATGCGCACTAGTTTTCCGGAGATTACTCAAGACGTTTTCCTTTTTCGGGATCCCAATTGTTTGGTGCAGTTAGAGCCATAACTTGGATTAACATTGTTCTCTTCTGCCTTGTTACCTTCTAGGCATTCCTAAGTCAACTGAGTAGGAAATGCAGAAACAGATATCAACATTTTTGTAGTGATGTCACAAAAGCCTTGACACACATCTTGGACTAGACATGTTGGTCAAAGTACTCTTACATTCCTAAATCCACCTAGAACATTTTCAGGAGTATGAATATGCAGAAGCAGGTGCCATTTTTGGATCAGTAATATTTAGCTTGGAGAAGTTATTTACCAACATTGCTGATTCATGGTGATGTAAATTGCATAACCATGGGGCTCCTCGCAAAGCAGAGATACTACCACAAATGCATAGTAATAATATCACTACTTGAGAAATATGTACTTACCGGTTGTTATTTTATAGTCAGCAATTTACTGATTAGTGGGAAATACTACCCAGACCCCAATATCAGTTCGTAGAATTAAAGAAGAATtgttctttttctattttaatattaaaattatattattatttcgtCTATGAACTATAACGCTGATCTGATAGTGAAAGATGTGAATGGTGAGTGAAAAGAAACTTAGTACAAAAGAAATACCTCTGGTTACATATAAAGACCCAGAGAAAAGAAGATTCTGTACCTCCTTTCTGTCGTCTCTTATGTCACAGCGGTTATGTCGGAAACATTCTCGGACACCTACGTCTCACTAGCGCACAGGAGGTGAAAGGTAGTATGACAGTTAATCCCGAAAAATTGTAAGGGAAAGGATTGTACAATGCACATCGGACACTTAAAAAATGTTCCATGCGGGAAAGCAAGGCAAAAAAGATAATGAACTATAATTATACCtcttactaattttatataaacattgtcTTTAAATGATTTAGTAATTCCAGAACTCTTgttcctttaaaaattaatcatcagTATCTCAATTTTTTTGGAGAATCTTAGTAGTAATTCTGTGAAATAGCTTACAgtgataaataaatgaatgtgaATTATCTTTAATAATCTAGAATGTCTTTTTATTGccttgtaaattattatatatgtcaatcattacatataaatacaattatattttcccAAATATCCATCACAATATGTTAAAATCATTGACATATACATTGACTAAGTTCCTGAGtgttaacaaaatatgttaaattagaTGCCTAAGGCCCAATCGTGCTTCATTATGTCTTGTAGATAGTTAAGCTTGGCTagagctcagccaaatcccatgaagagACTGCACTATCTTCTAACTCGATGTTgcatatacattataaaaatgaaaataccaaTTACATGGCTTAATTCGCTATTAAGATATCGTGTGCAGCGGCAGACAGCCAGAAAAGATATTTTGCCATTTCCCTGAGGGAAGGATGGTTTTAAATAACCATGTTTTCAAAGTTGTAACTTACCTCACTAATATGCATGCTCTATGATTGTAAATGCATTAAAATAGCCATTAATTGGAAAATTACAACTAGCTAGCAGGTCATGCACTACATACTATGGttcatatactaaaatattatgaaactataaataactgacaaaaaattgtgttgacaattttaaattattttcgtaCCATAAGCGTGGTGACAAATAgcgttcaaaatattttgtagttaagttttatttctaatCGCGGCATTAAAGTCATAATCGACAGTAAACCCCTATTTAATACGCAATCTTCcaagtaataataaaactgttattgattAAACATTAATAGATTTTTGTTTAGGAGTGAACAAGAAAGTAATGTATTGAAATGACATTGTAAACGTGGTGTTCATTAGCGTAACTATCTTTTAATTGAAGTATTAATAACATAAACTAAGTGTAAATAGCtccataatatacattttatgtaataactAAATAGTGTCATAGTATAATTAGTGAAAACTAAATACTAACATTATATTATACgagtattaatattagtattagcGTCAAGAATGTTTCCTTAAAAGAAGCaaacaagaaattaataatatttaaatggccTTCTTAAATTTGTAGGTCAGTAAAGTATCCATACAGCTTAAAGTGAAGTATTAAAAgcaaataaacttattgtaaataacTGCAATACACGTTTTGCTGATAGCTGGTAACATCATAgtatttacttgtttaaaatgttcaatagtTTGCGTTGatcttttggaaataaaacaaaccaTAGATATTGCTGTCTATATACGATTGAAATGATTAAGTATAGGATATTCTAAATACACGAATGTACACAAATATTGTTACCATATATTTTGAAgttaatttactgaaaaaaaccTATTCATAACTTGCCAAGTCATTTTATTTGTGAATAAGATAGTGGCGTactatcattataaattaatgttaatatgttATTGTGTGttacaattaaacatatagtaTGGATGTTGAATACACTTTTTGTAATTGtagaactgttttaaataaaacagcaaaatacTTTCAAAAGTTCATGGTTAACACACATAATTACATCATTTTCCCTTTTACTTATCCTCTTTTTTCTTTTGTTTCCCTGAGAATTGTCATATTCCTGTCGCTAATTTTACAAATCATTAGGCTATATAGCAAGACTTTTTCCACATAAGCGTAggttaatttaaaacagaaaacttAATACAACtcactttttaattacatttgtattattttatttaataataatagagtTAATTTCCTTGTCATCTGAAGATATAATAAGTCAAACATATCTCGTACAATACTAAGCTAATCAACTTCACATATTGTTGAAACTACTTTGAATACTAGGTGAAATAAGtagattctttaattttatttcttgtttcaacaGATAGGTTATTGTTGACTAAACTTAATCGTGACTAAAACATAATTTACGatgcatttttaatattctatatatttcgGTTCCCAacgtaaacataaaaaagtttcttTGACTTTTTGTATTGAGTGCTTATACACTAGACAAATGACTACTAAGTTGAATTTAGGTTATGAATTTGAACAAGATACACCATTTAATAAGAGTAGATGAAAGTAATCCTCCAATCCTAGTGATTCATTTTTGCAACGCTGACAACAAATTGTCCTAAACAAAgaatttactatataactttCAGCCTTCAGACAATGTCTAGCAATATGCAATACATATGTAGCCTGCTGTAGCAAACGCGTAATAACTGAAGGGGCCTGGCATCAAGATTGAAAATCATTTCTCCATAATGAAAATTccataatttttactattatgaaatattataaactttatatttcaaatatagcaacttttaatatataaaaacttggCTTGAGTGTTCAGCGAAAACTTTTTCGCCATGGTGCTCGTCCATGACTGAAATccgatttctgtctgtctgtgcacACCAAAAGTGTCACCAAGTTGACCAAGAAGGTCGAAATTTGCTGTGAAACTCTATAGGTAATACCACTACATCGCTATTGACAATGGTAAACATCAATCTACTGGAAGTTTAGAATTctgtatgttaaaaatgtattacattgctCTTGCCCACGTTGGCAACGAGACAAAcgcataataaacaaattagtaaataaacagaataatattGTGAAGATTAATCATATGAAGatttacagtaacattttttaacttagcCTGCAGTGTCATTTTATAACAAGCGACAAAGTGCTTGTTTTACTATGTTACATTGACTTGGATTACTGATCAAATATGGGATGGACGGAGCATGGATCTCATATATGGAAGTTCAAATACCTGTTCGTTaagtgtaaaaattgtattgattttaaactCTGTGTATTGTATTGATTTGTGAAGACATTAAAGAGAATTTGGAACGTAGCCCGGAACTCCATGTAGGTAAAATCACAGTGATAACATGTAGCTTACTGATTTCTATAGTTAATGTTTGTATACAGTATACTTGTACTAGTTTCTGCGTTTTCCTAGAACACCGCCCTTAATACAGAGGAAATACTTCCTTGTAACCTGAAAGTTAATggagtgtttatttatttttatggattgtACAGACTTAAGTAAAAGACAGAAAAgtgtacaataaaatgttattgtatattttagtaattcCAAAATCTAGGATTAtgtctaaacattttttttatttcaaattagcCAATACAACATTgatgttatgttataaatttgaaaattcgaAAATAAAAACCAGAATTATGGATTTTGAATCATTGTGTActataaaattcatcaaaatgtTTCAACGCAACGTCAGGCATTTGGTTCATTATTTAAGGATAGTCAGTTCTCTCATAATCGATCTGAGGCACTTATACGAAACATGGTATAAGACCATAATGGATTATGTCTTATGTGCCTCATATAAGTGTGATTATGTCATATAAGAGCCTCAGATCGATTGTGAGAGAATTTATTATCCTGACACAATGAATAATGAACATTGTGAACTCTTACGTTAAAACATTCTAATgaattttattgtacaaaatgtttcaaaatccaCAATTTTGGGGTTTatcttataattttcaaatgtataacATAACATCAACGTTGTATTGgctattttgaaatatacaaaaagtgTAGCCATAATCCTAGATTTTAGAATTACTAAATTTACTAATGATTCTAGTAAAATGGATCTTTACAACTCTTTTGTACTCGCACATGTTGAGTTGAATGGATCTGTTTCAACACAGAAACAATGCATTTGTGATTTTGTCCGTGCAAGCACAATATTACATGTTGGGTCTTTActaattttcttaaagttttacaTAACCCTTatcttgtaaacattttaaagatttgaaattgataaaatacaACTAGGGGaagaatattttgtgaatttatatttgcaaatgttgcagttttagtaaatttgaacaaatagttgggtttccttaaaaaaataaaaagaactgcTAGCTCCCAGCTACAGATTTGTGAACATTTATTCCAATTACTACAGTTGAAGGGTTAAACCATCaactattacattaaaaaatattaattgaggaAACAAGGAGAAGAAAGGGAAtgtctaattttatttcttggaGTTAACAATTTGTGTTGTATGGCTCTAAATAATCTTCGTTTGAGGGTTTGGGTTTCCATGGAAAAAGAGGAATGTCCTGAGATATGATACATTTAAAAGGGGAAATAATGGGGACAGTTCCATCTGCACTTATTCATCGTTATACACCCTAAAATTGTAAACGTTTACAGCCGATGAATTCCACATCAGACATAAGCtgaaattgatgttttattattggTATTAGAATTATTATCTTATAATAAGCAGTTCCTAAAATGGTCTaaagttatattttcatttaataattatttgtcagtcaaggttttatttatttatttatttatttttttgtttacgtgcttatttttattttttgtatatatttacatttaaaaattactatgttAACACTAAACTGCCAACCAATGTTATACACACTTGAGACCAAATGTGAGATCCAGTAACTATTTTACAAGGCCTTGTGTATCAATATTGCATACTATTTTCTATCTCACTCTCCAGGACATGTGTATCATGTTGATGTACACAGTTTTACGTTAttcctgtatataaaaaatattttaaatttacatacaaaaactgCGTCAATTCGCATAACCTGTTAAAAAGTGGGTTAACAATTtggttacattaaaaatgtatgcttacCGTACTACAATTATTTGGTAACACTGTAGATCATATGACGTTTGCATTATTCCTTCTGACAGCTATTATATTGTGGTTCTGTCTGTACATAGAGCTGACCTATAGACTTCTACGTTGCAATCTACCCAGGTTAACAAATACAACTAAAGAATTACGTAACGGTACCCGCGTTCCTACAAACCTGATGATAATGAATCTCCTATCGGAACGTCAAGACAGGTGCGGGGAAAGCTGACTTGCTGTTGCTTGTGAGAAAGCGGAATGACTCGGGGATTCAGGGGATAAGTATTCTGCGAGAATCAGCAATCGTAAAGAAACAATGAGAAATTAATCGTCACCTTTGAAAGTAAAAGCGGAAGGAAGGGTATTAATCTTGTAGATATGATTATGCGTTTTACTAAATCTCCAAATGGAAGATAGCAAACTCGCAAATAGAAGTTTTTGAGATAGTTTTTCACCAAACCCTGGATTTACACAAAATGTTCATATTTACAGaacttataactttttttttgcgttggggtattggggtggattcgcagatcctcacacgtcaacctgagcttattgtgtgcccctttgatgttagaggggtaagcctatctttgtgcccttaattaggctaagaagcttttccccgatactagcatctggttcgtcgcctggttgtttatcaccgaaaagagcccttctccttgctcccagtctctcacagtccagtattatgtgttttgcagtctcttcagacttattgcagagtctacactccgagtcctcatttcgtaaacctagagtgtttaggtgcttcctgaagtggccgtgtccagtgatcaaggcaatcacttgcttaacccgatccctgcccagccccatcagccatctggtgaagccggagctagagtcagtaagcagtcttttgccgagtgcttgtccttggtgactctgccaccgcaagcggtgtgtcttcctggaccacttgtttatactttggtaagcagctgacttgcttataccacaactcggttctggaccagtgtatggcatgcttgctccgcttttggcaagcctgtcggcgcattcgttgccacctatgcctgtatggcccggtacccaaccaagacgtacaaagttgcgtgatccaagcttgcagagagtgttgaagcactgccacacaagcttggatgaaatgctgttggagtcaagagctttaagagctgcctgactgtctggcattatgcagatgttctttccttggtaccctctggtgaggcctaggttggcgcaggccaggataccatagatttcggcttgaaatatggagcagttccgtcccaaactgccgcaaaggacagttctaggggattgactaaaaactccatatccggttctgcccttaataagcgagccatccgtgtaccagacaaagctcttccttattgttgggatgttatcttgcgatttccactcatctctggagtagaagtcaacagagaatggcttataaCTAGTCTGCCTTGACTTAGCAGACGGTGTGATAGTTGGAATctttttttcaaagtttactaCCAATCTGTTACCTAGATCTtcactgttttatattatttgttatttataagcaTAGTTGTCTAAGATTTGTACTCTAACTAAAAAGACCTAAACATAAATAACCATGCGAATCCTGCCACCGTGAACAACAGGGAACATAGGTAACAATAAAAGACTATGAACAAAATGAAGTAacacaaaattgtattgtatcttcacaacaaaatacaaaatttacacaataCAATGagtacaaaataactaaaaaatatatggCATTCGGAACGTATTAACAactcattaaaatacatacagtatatacacGGGACACTTTGGATACACCCAAACGATGTCTAAAAAGCTGGAACCCAGTCTTTGtaaattctgattctgattcgATTTGACTGATTCAGCACCTTGTGAGTGAATGGCGAATTCAGACAAATTTTACGGCGAGGCTTTGAACGCGTGTGCTTATTGTCGTAATTCAATTTAACTCTGAGGACACAGTGTCCTCatctataaactttaataaaacagatGCTACGTTCGAATTATGCTCAGACCATATTAACTGCACACAACAAACAGTAAAAATCATCCGAATGGAGAAAGAGAAAGGaaagtttttaaagttgtatCTGTTCATCAAGAGACGGACGGGTAAGGACCAGCTTTTTAACCATCTGTTGTATCCAACCCTCAGTGGTGGTGTTGGTAAAGAGGGTATTGTGGTGCTACATAGGCAGGCGCGTGGTAGAGAGGCGCATGGTACAGGGAGGCGGGAGCATGGTACAACTGTGCTGGTGCATGGTACACAGGGGCTGGCGCATGATATTTTGGTACTACCACAGGGTGCACCGATTTGCCGCTTTTGGTGACGACGGCGTTGAAGCCATTGTGACCGTCGGCCTGGTACTTGACTGTGCGTGTGGTGCCGTCCGCCTCCACCAGTGAGTACTGCCCCTTCACCACGTCCCCGTCCCGCTCCTCGCTCTGGCTCTTGATGTCCCCGGTGTGCGGGTCTTTCACACCGTACCTGAACGCGTACCTGGGGTAGGCCTGTGAACAATATATCAGTCACTTTAGTAGCATAATTAAAACCAACCCAACGAGGCATATTAATTAATGTACTTTATTCAGAAGCTAGTTAATCTAGTGTGTAGGCTGCTGGTTGATAGTCCGGTTGTGAAAACTAGTTGGAGAGTGTTGCACTGCTAGTTTGTGGATAATCACCCCGCGTACACATCCAGTTTTTTTAATATGGGGACAGATAAGAAAATGTTCTATGGTTAGGCTATCAGTTAACtctaagtcaataaataaaacagattgGGAAAAGGGCCCCAAAATTTTAGCTGTGCTAATATGTGACGTGAAAATAAAGtaagttaacatatttttacaaagacaCCACTATGTTTTGTGccttacaaacacattttataatctaTGTATTGTTGctagtaaaacaaaacattttgtaaatttctgCAACAATCgcaacaatatatttattcaattacaaaattgacggattaaatattttaacgttaCTTGAGCGTTATCTTTTTGGTCAAGACTCTTTGTCTTTATGTTTATCTATTTTTTGTTAAGCATCATCAGACAAAACAGTTTAAGATCTGGAATGATAAAATTTAGGTAGATTTGTCATTACACAGAGAGGTTATAACTTACTATAGTGATTATTTTTAGCAATCTTCTGATAGGTAACGCTAGTACCCACGAACAATCgagattattttaacttttatcttTATTGAAGTTAAATCTAAAAGATTTCTAGCAAAACTGggaaacatttattttgtcaTGAAGGCTTATGTATCTACGGGAAGATGAATTACAccttatttcaatacaaatatgttATGTGATATCATTTGTATTGTGTGTTACAATGTTATCAATTAGAAACAACAGATCCTCTCCTAAAATATCGGATTGTTTCTAATATGTTGGGTGAACCAATATGgccaaaaatttaaatctttaaataattgaTCTAATAATGGTAAAATGCACTGTGTACATAGATTCAAGTAACAATGTATTAAagaataaacttttttcaataatattcattttttagtaTCACAAAGTAATCTTGTGACAGATAATGATATGTGGATTCACTTTGTGAGGAGTTGCTCTCGAAGCTTCTAGAAGACAAGAACTTCCAATTTCGGTGTATTCGGTTGATCTTTCAGTCGTCCAATCATTATCACGTGTAGAAAAAAATGCGTGGGGGCAGTAAAAAACTAAGGAATTTATAACTATGCCTATTTTATGTTGTGAGCATAAAAAGTTATATCTGGACTAACAAGTTATGCGTGGAATTTTGCACAAATAGGAAATAATCGTTCATACCTTTTTCCAAAGCTAGTAAAGTAAGTAATTGTTtacttatttcatataattttaatcatttgataaacaaattctatttttaattaatctccTTGTGATGCTTATCTTACTAGTTAGTTTATACctttcattatataatttaaattgattttagtttGATGATGATGTTTGTAAAAGTAACCCAATTGTGCTGAAAGTTATGAAACATGGCATATGTAAATGAAAGTGTAACAATTCAAGCAACAACAGCACAGCAACATATTGCTTCCACTTTGAGGACCAAGGAAGTGGTGAacattgttacttattttttatgatagaGAAGTCAGAAAGTTAAATAACAAGGTAGGTTTAATTATATCTTTCGTTTGTTCTGTAATGTCTAAAACCTGTTGTTGTCCATGGAAGTGGTGAacattgttacttattttttatgatagaGAAGTCAGAAAGTTAAATAACAAGGTAGGTTTAATTATATCTTTCGTTTGTTCTGTAATGTCTAAAACCTGTTGTTGTCCATGACGTAATCTGTTCCTCTTTAATGAAGGATGCAAAGCTACGAGTAAACGAAAAGGCGGAGAAAACTATACCAATGCTCTTTCAATGCAGATCAATTACAACCAAACAAATTACTAAACCAGTTACGTCATAGGATATGATTCAGAGATGTTATAGAAATAGCACAGAACTGTTTAGCTTGTCAGTATACtcatataataaactaattttagagtaagtaaaatattaacactaCTCTCCAATTATTGCAggtgtatttgtaatataaaatatatttcacatgaAGATGTGGAACAGCCACAATGTGGCAGTAGCTAAAACACTcgttatattttctatattacaatattttttaggaTAAgatcataaaatacaatttaattttaaacctattttattcgtatttaaaggtttttaaacacTTCTTTCTACCAGATACTGGATGCTTGGACAGTGAGTTTTGTGCGTAGATGGAACTGAAATCACTACTTTCGTTTCGAACCATCGCTTGAAAATTATGTGTTGTATTAGAAAAGTCAAAAGTTTTTGGAAAGTGATGGCAGTGGAGAAAAGGAACCCAACACTTTTTCAGCTGAAAGGTGGTACCTCGTATATCATTATAAAGACTGGAAGAGATCAAAACAATTTCATGTATCACATATCGTTTTAGAAACCTCATGTGtaaaaccaaactgatgatttattcatttaaaacaaattagaatATGTTATTAGTACATGAAAGAGTTTTTAATTAAGTATGTTCCTAAATCCTATCACGTTTCACCCCGAACCCGAACTTTATCAAACTTTATACAATGATATTTATAAGCGTTTGTTGGAAAAAGTTAGTAGCATTGCTTTAAACAATTGTATATTACAATGTTCTTTTCTTACAGATTTATAATGTGAGCACAAATACAATACacatcattttaatatattagtgTAAAAACGTCCAAGTTTCGATTGTTAAAATTCTTTAGGTAtgcagtaaaacaaaaaaagctaACCATGAATATTTTGGAAGATGATATCAGCTATTTATACACACAGGTTAGGAAGGTCTTTTACTCAGCACCTTcaattaatgttttgaataaataaataattaattaatgttataataaatcaattaattttttgagAATTAGTAATTGGATAGTTAAAATTGCATTTTTCTGCCAATAATTCAGGAGTTTCGTATTGCTACTTCGCGTAGCTCTGAAGCTAACTATGGAAAAaccaaaaacatttcaattccGATGATGTATGATGAGTATTTGTAAATGTTTGGCTGAGTATTTGCAAGGTAACAAATTTGTGATGGGTTTCAAGGACTATACCATTCTAATACAGAACAATACTTACGTTATATTCTTGGACTACGTGCTTGACTGGAGCGTACACGGGAGCATGGTAGAGTGGCGCGTGAGCCAGAGGA
This Homalodisca vitripennis isolate AUS2020 chromosome 3, UT_GWSS_2.1, whole genome shotgun sequence DNA region includes the following protein-coding sequences:
- the LOC124357351 gene encoding cuticle protein 8-like, producing the protein MASLPLLALVQTLAIVVGVQSVDYGGFHDYLSPLAYHAPSLAYHAPSLAYPAAPHAYPAPLAHAPLYHAPVYAPVKHVVQEYNAYPRYAFRYGVKDPHTGDIKSQSEERDGDVVKGQYSLVEADGTTRTVKYQADGHNGFNAVVTKSGKSVHPVVVPKYHAPAPVYHAPAQLYHAPASLYHAPLYHAPAYVAPQYPLYQHHH